One Oncorhynchus clarkii lewisi isolate Uvic-CL-2024 chromosome 28, UVic_Ocla_1.0, whole genome shotgun sequence genomic region harbors:
- the LOC139386856 gene encoding myelin protein P0-like isoform X3, whose translation MLTILALASVILLGIVPQQSEAIVIYTGWERHALVGSDIRLSCSFFSWRWTSDDVTFSWSYRADGARDSISVFHYTGGSPYVDNKGPFRDRLEFVGNPGRRDGSILLKNLDYGDNGTFTCDAKNPPDIVGRASSVRLLVFEKVPIQAGVITGAIIGAVLGLLVLVVVIYYLMRFLVARRVFNLSVSKHGKKGKGKEGSQQRQ comes from the exons ATGCTGACCATTTTGGCGCTAGCATCGGTCATACTGCTTGGAATAG TGCCCCAACAGTCGGAGGCCATCGTCATCTACACGGGCTGGGAGCGTCATGCCCTGGTGGGGTCAGACATCCGTCTGTCATGTTCGTTCTTCTCCTGGCGCTGGACTTCCGATGACGTCACCTTCTCCTGGAGCTACCGGGCCGACGGAGCCAGGGACAGCATCTCT GTCTTCCACTACACTGGTGGATCCCCCTATGTGGACAACAAGGGACCGTTCAGAGACAGGCTGGAGTTTGTGGGGAACCCTGGTCGCCGGGACGGATCCATCCTACTCAAGAACCTGGACTACGGAGACAACGGCACCTTCACCTGTGATGCCAAGAACCCGCCTGACATAGTGGGACGCGCCTCCAGTGTCAGACTGCTGGTCTTTGAAAAAG TTCCCATCCAGGCCGGAGTGATCACAGGGGCCATCATCGGTGCAGTGCTGGGTCTGTTGGTGCTCGTCGTGGTCATCTACTATCTCATGAGGTTTCTGGTGGCCCGCAGAGTCTTCAACCTCAGTGTCAG CAAACATGGAAAGAAAGGGAAGGGTAAAGAGGGATCACAGCAGAGACAG
- the LOC139386856 gene encoding myelin protein P0-like isoform X2 — MLTILALASVILLGIVPQQSEAIVIYTGWERHALVGSDIRLSCSFFSWRWTSDDVTFSWSYRADGARDSISVFHYTGGSPYVDNKGPFRDRLEFVGNPGRRDGSILLKNLDYGDNGTFTCDAKNPPDIVGRASSVRLLVFEKVPIQAGVITGAIIGAVLGLLVLVVVIYYLMRFLVARRVFNLSVSKHGKKGKGKEGSQQRQLWRPPPVTCLPLTS; from the exons ATGCTGACCATTTTGGCGCTAGCATCGGTCATACTGCTTGGAATAG TGCCCCAACAGTCGGAGGCCATCGTCATCTACACGGGCTGGGAGCGTCATGCCCTGGTGGGGTCAGACATCCGTCTGTCATGTTCGTTCTTCTCCTGGCGCTGGACTTCCGATGACGTCACCTTCTCCTGGAGCTACCGGGCCGACGGAGCCAGGGACAGCATCTCT GTCTTCCACTACACTGGTGGATCCCCCTATGTGGACAACAAGGGACCGTTCAGAGACAGGCTGGAGTTTGTGGGGAACCCTGGTCGCCGGGACGGATCCATCCTACTCAAGAACCTGGACTACGGAGACAACGGCACCTTCACCTGTGATGCCAAGAACCCGCCTGACATAGTGGGACGCGCCTCCAGTGTCAGACTGCTGGTCTTTGAAAAAG TTCCCATCCAGGCCGGAGTGATCACAGGGGCCATCATCGGTGCAGTGCTGGGTCTGTTGGTGCTCGTCGTGGTCATCTACTATCTCATGAGGTTTCTGGTGGCCCGCAGAGTCTTCAACCTCAGTGTCAG CAAACATGGAAAGAAAGGGAAGGGTAAAGAGGGATCACAGCAGAGACAG